Within the Candidatus Eremiobacteraceae bacterium genome, the region GCGAGGGATCTATCGTGAGCATCAACTTGTGGGGCGTACCAATCCATCCCGAGATCATGGAGTACCCACCGGTCCATTCCGGATCTAGAAAACGTCGGGCCGGACGCAGACCCAGGACGGCTCTGAAAGTCGCCACGGGCGCGGCTCGGATACTGCTCGGCATCCAGTTCGGGATCTTTGGGCTAAACGGTTTCGTGCACTTCCTTCCGAACCCGGCGTACATTCCGCCGACCGCGATGGCGTTCTCCGTCGCGATGGTGACGTCGCATTTCGCGTACTTCGTCTTCGGCGTGCAGGTGATAGCGGGTCTGCTCGTCTTATTCAACCGGTACGTGCCGTTCGCGCTCGTCATGCTCGGCGCCGTGATCGCGAACATCTTCGCGTTCCACATCACGATGTGGCCGCAGGCGATCTTCCCGATGCCGATCATCGCGCTGGTCCTCTGGTTCGCCACCGCATGGCCGATCCGATCGCAATTCGCGCCGATCTTCGTTCAGAAAGTCGAGGCCGCCTAAACGATGTCGCAAGTCCTCCCGTACCTCTGGTTCGAGAACCAAGCCGAAGACGCGGCGAAGTTCTACGTCTCCGTCTTCAAGAATTCGAAGATCGACAATATAAGCCGCTACGGCGACGCAGGTCCGCTGAAAGCCGGGCTTGCGATGACGGTTGAATTCCAACTGCTCGGCTCGGACGTCATGGCGCTCAACGGCGGAACGCCTCCGTCGTCAGGCGGCCAGCCTCCCATCTCGTTGTTCGTCAGCTGCGACACGCAAGCAGAGGTCGACGATCTGTGGGAGAAGCTATCCGCTGGTGGCCAAATCATTCAGTGCGGGTGGCTCGTCGACAAGTTCGGTATCGCGTGGAACATCGTGCCGCAAGGGATCGCCGACTACCTAGGTGGTGACGACGAAGCAGGCAGGACGCGCGCGATGCAGGCGATGCTCAAGATGGTGAAGCTCGACATCGACGAGCTGCGCCGCGCGTACGAGGGCGCTCCGGTATAGCGAGGCCGCGGCGGTCGAGATAAATCTCGACCGCTCCCTATCCTCTCGGGCAAAGACCGTGAAGGTCGACCGCTCCATCTAGCAAGAATTCGGCACAATGCAAGCGGTCATTCTCGTCGGCGGTGAGGGGACACGGTTGCGGCCGCTCACATACGCCTTGCCGAAGCCGATGGTACCGATCCTCGGACGCCCGTTCATCGGCTGGATCATCGAACGGCTGCGCCGCGCGGGCGTCGACGACATCATCCTTTCCTGCTGCTACCTCCCGGACGTCATCGAGGCGCATTTCGGCGACGGCTCGGATTTCGGCGTCAAGCTCCACTACGTCATGGAGGACACGCCGCTCGGCACGGCCGGCGCGATCCGCAACGCGTTCGACCTGATCCACGGCTCGATCTTCGTCTGCAATGGCGACATCCTCACAGGTCTCGACCTTTCGAAGCTCCTTGAATCGCACACGCGCAACAACGCGATCGCGACGATCCACACGCGCGCCGTCGAAGACCCGAGCGCCTTCGGCGTCGTCGAGACGGATGAAACGGGCCGCGTCAAACGCTTCGTCGAGAAGCCGAAGCCCGGCGAGACCGATGCGCGCGACATCAATGCCGGCACGTACCTCCTCGATCGCGAAGCGATCGAAGCGATTCCCGAAGGCAAGACGGTCTCGATCGAGCGCGAGACATTTCCGCTGCTCATCGAAACGACGCACCGCGTCTACGCGGTCTCGACGAACGACTATTGGATCGACGTCGGCCGCCCCGAGACGTATATGCAGGCGCATCGCGACATCCTCGACGGCAAGTTCGAAAGACCGCTCGGCGTCGAGATACGACCTGGCGTGTGGTCCGCAGACGGCAGCGTCCTCGATTGCGCGACGCTTCAAGGTCCCGCCTACATCGGAGCGGGTGCGAAGATAGCGCGCGGCGCGAAGATCGGGCCGTATTCAGTCGTCTATGACGACGTCAAGATAGCCGACGGCGCGACGGTCGGCAACTGCATCGTGTGGCCGGGATGTGTCGTGGAAGAGAACGCGACGGTGCGCGGCGCCATACTCGGGCTCGAGGTCGTCGTCGATGCCGGAGCAAGCGTTCCAGCGGGGAGCGTCATCGGAAAGGGCGAACGTCTCGTGCGCGCCTGATGAATCCACTCGACTCGCTCAACGAAGAACAACGCGAAGCGGCCGCCCACACCGAGGGCGCCGTTCTTATTTTCGCGGGCGCCGGCAGCGGCAAGACGCGCGTCCTGACTCATCGCGTCGCGCACTTGCTCGCAGAAGATCGCGCACCGGCCTACCGCATCATCGCGGTGACGTTCACGAACAAAGCAGCCGGCGAGCTCAAACAGCGGCTCCGCGCGCTCGTCGGACCGATGGCGCAAGGCCTCTGGGTCGGCACCTTTCATTCCATAGGCGTGCGGATATTGCGCCGCGACGGCGCCGTCGTCGGTGTCGCCCCGAACTTTGTCATCTACGACGAAGCCGATCAGCGCCAGCTCGTCCGCGAGATCCTTCGCGATCTCGACCTCGACGAGCGCCACTTCGCCCCGGGTGCGCTGCTCAACGAGATCAGCCGCGCCAAGGAACGCTGCCTTTCGCCCGCTGCCTACGCGAGTTCCGCCGACGGTCGGCTCGCGACGACCGTCAGTTCCGTCTACGCCGAGCATCAACGAAGGCTCACGGTCGCGAACGCGCTCGACTTCGATGATCTCATCATGCGGACGCTCACGCTCATCGAGGGCGACACCGAGCAAGGCAAGTCATGGCGCGAACGCTTCCGATACGTGCTCGTCGACGAATATCAAGACGTCAACGAGTCGCAATACCGCATGGTGAGCTCGCTCTCGCGAGGGAGCGGCAACATCTGCGTCGTCGGCGACGACGACCAATCGATCTACGCCTTCCGCGGCGCCGATCATCGCATCATCCTGCGTTTCGAGCGCGATTTTCCGAACGCGACGACGTTCCGGCTCGAGCGCAACTATCGTTCGACGTCACCCATCCTCAGCGCCGCGAACACGCTCGTGAGCCACAACACTCAGCGCCACCCGAAAAAG harbors:
- a CDS encoding VOC family protein; its protein translation is MSQVLPYLWFENQAEDAAKFYVSVFKNSKIDNISRYGDAGPLKAGLAMTVEFQLLGSDVMALNGGTPPSSGGQPPISLFVSCDTQAEVDDLWEKLSAGGQIIQCGWLVDKFGIAWNIVPQGIADYLGGDDEAGRTRAMQAMLKMVKLDIDELRRAYEGAPV
- a CDS encoding NDP-sugar synthase, whose protein sequence is MQAVILVGGEGTRLRPLTYALPKPMVPILGRPFIGWIIERLRRAGVDDIILSCCYLPDVIEAHFGDGSDFGVKLHYVMEDTPLGTAGAIRNAFDLIHGSIFVCNGDILTGLDLSKLLESHTRNNAIATIHTRAVEDPSAFGVVETDETGRVKRFVEKPKPGETDARDINAGTYLLDREAIEAIPEGKTVSIERETFPLLIETTHRVYAVSTNDYWIDVGRPETYMQAHRDILDGKFERPLGVEIRPGVWSADGSVLDCATLQGPAYIGAGAKIARGAKIGPYSVVYDDVKIADGATVGNCIVWPGCVVEENATVRGAILGLEVVVDAGASVPAGSVIGKGERLVRA